The following proteins come from a genomic window of Mycobacterium sp. DL:
- the nuoE gene encoding NADH-quinone oxidoreductase subunit NuoE: MSVFLELGQRPDEPGPPIHGPAAYPADVESRLAADAAVIIARYPQSRSALLPLLHLTQSEDGYLTPAGIAFCAAQLDLTPAEVTAVATFYSMYRRSPTGEYLVGVCTNTLCAIMGGDAILDSLQEHLGVDAGHTTADGRITLDHVECNAACDYAPVVMVNWEFFDNQTPSSARDLVDALRSGRPPTPSRSASLCTFRETARTLAGLQNADGPVADAPTGAATLAGLRIAHERDMSAPQPDSAASTSTASHNGRPSDGEKAQAAESVKDEPAPGPSATIPAESSTPETDPKATDPE; this comes from the coding sequence GTGAGCGTGTTCCTCGAGCTCGGGCAGCGCCCCGACGAGCCCGGTCCCCCGATCCACGGGCCCGCCGCCTACCCCGCCGACGTCGAGTCCCGGCTGGCCGCCGACGCGGCGGTGATCATCGCGCGCTACCCGCAGTCGCGCTCGGCGCTGCTGCCGCTTCTGCACCTCACGCAGTCCGAAGACGGATACCTGACCCCTGCCGGAATCGCCTTCTGCGCAGCGCAGTTGGACCTGACCCCGGCAGAAGTCACCGCGGTCGCCACGTTCTACTCGATGTACCGTCGCTCCCCCACGGGTGAGTATCTCGTCGGCGTGTGCACCAACACCCTGTGCGCCATCATGGGGGGTGACGCCATTCTCGACTCCCTGCAGGAGCACCTCGGCGTCGACGCCGGGCACACCACTGCCGACGGCCGTATCACCCTCGATCATGTCGAATGCAACGCGGCCTGTGACTACGCGCCGGTGGTGATGGTCAACTGGGAGTTCTTCGACAACCAGACGCCGTCGTCGGCCCGCGACCTCGTCGACGCGTTGCGCTCCGGCCGGCCGCCGACACCCTCACGCAGTGCATCGCTGTGCACGTTCCGGGAGACCGCGAGAACACTTGCCGGGCTGCAGAACGCCGATGGTCCCGTTGCCGACGCCCCCACCGGTGCAGCGACCCTGGCCGGCCTTCGGATCGCCCACGAGCGCGATATGTCTGCACCGCAACCCGATTCGGCGGCATCGACCAGCACTGCTTCGCACAACGGCCGCCCCTCCGACGGAGAGAAGGCCCAAGCCGCCGAATCCGTGAAGGACGAACCAGCGCCGGGGCCGTCGGCGACCATCCCGGCCGAGTCCTCGACACCCGAGACCGACCCGAAGGCGACGGATCCCGAATGA
- a CDS encoding nuclear transport factor 2 family protein, whose amino-acid sequence MSETGTRTVTDVADRLFDAIERSDIATVEQLFSPEVAVWKSGDDRPSGRDRSVRIIAWFVETTVGRRYEILDRQVFDGGFVQQHVLHADGRTGASIAMRVCIVIKIGADGLITHIDEYFDPAAIAPLLSDDRT is encoded by the coding sequence ATGTCCGAAACCGGTACGCGGACTGTCACCGACGTAGCCGACCGACTGTTCGACGCCATCGAACGCAGCGATATCGCCACCGTGGAGCAGTTGTTCAGCCCCGAGGTAGCGGTGTGGAAGAGCGGCGACGACAGGCCCAGCGGCCGGGATCGATCGGTTCGCATCATCGCGTGGTTCGTCGAAACCACCGTGGGACGGCGGTACGAGATCCTCGACCGCCAGGTGTTCGACGGCGGCTTCGTCCAGCAGCACGTCCTGCACGCCGACGGCCGCACGGGTGCGTCGATCGCGATGCGGGTCTGCATCGTGATCAAGATCGGTGCCGATGGCCTGATCACCCATATCGACGAGTACTTCGACCCGGCGGCGATCGCTCCCCTGCTCTCCGACGACCGAACATGA
- a CDS encoding response regulator transcription factor, whose protein sequence is MAVPSPASSRTSGPLRILVYSDNPRTREQVQLALGKRVHPELPELSYLEVATAAMVIKQMDAGGFDLVILDGEASPVGGMGIAKQLKDEIEHCPPVLVLTGRPDDAWLARWSRAEAAVPHPIDPIRLGDAVVSLLRTPA, encoded by the coding sequence ATGGCTGTGCCCTCGCCGGCGTCATCGCGAACGTCCGGCCCGCTGCGGATCCTGGTCTACAGCGATAATCCGAGAACCCGGGAGCAGGTGCAGCTCGCGTTGGGCAAGCGGGTGCACCCCGAGCTTCCGGAGCTCAGTTACCTCGAGGTCGCCACCGCCGCGATGGTGATCAAGCAGATGGATGCGGGCGGGTTCGATCTGGTCATCCTCGACGGCGAGGCCAGCCCGGTGGGCGGAATGGGTATCGCCAAGCAGCTCAAGGACGAGATCGAGCACTGCCCCCCGGTACTGGTGCTGACCGGACGGCCCGACGACGCGTGGCTGGCCAGGTGGTCCCGTGCGGAAGCGGCGGTTCCGCACCCGATCGACCCGATTCGTCTGGGCGACGCGGTCGTGTCGCTGCTGCGCACCCCCGCCTGA
- a CDS encoding class I SAM-dependent methyltransferase, which produces MDQTPTISRFDDFYKNQIPPWVIGEPQPAIVDLERRGLITGRVLDVGCGTGEHTILLAGSGYDVLGVDGAPTAVEQARRNAAEHGVDARFEVADALDLHDVPGYDTIIDSALFHVFDDGDRAKYVRSLHTATRPGAVVHVLALSDAGRGFGPEVSEETIREAFGAGWDIEELTTTTYRGLVTEVHAEALKLTVGTRVDEPAWLARIRRI; this is translated from the coding sequence ATGGACCAAACGCCAACGATCTCCCGATTCGACGACTTCTACAAGAACCAGATCCCGCCCTGGGTGATCGGCGAGCCGCAGCCGGCGATCGTCGACCTGGAACGCCGCGGACTCATCACCGGTCGGGTGCTCGATGTCGGATGCGGCACCGGCGAGCACACGATCCTGTTGGCAGGATCGGGATACGACGTTCTCGGTGTCGACGGTGCCCCGACAGCCGTAGAGCAGGCCCGCCGCAACGCCGCCGAGCACGGCGTCGACGCGCGGTTCGAGGTTGCCGATGCGCTGGACCTGCACGATGTACCGGGCTACGACACGATCATCGACAGCGCGCTCTTCCATGTCTTCGACGACGGTGACCGTGCCAAGTACGTCCGCAGCCTGCACACGGCCACTCGACCAGGGGCGGTCGTGCATGTGCTCGCCCTGTCCGACGCCGGCCGCGGATTCGGGCCCGAGGTCAGCGAGGAGACGATCCGCGAGGCGTTCGGCGCCGGCTGGGACATCGAAGAACTGACCACGACGACCTACCGCGGGCTCGTCACGGAGGTGCACGCCGAGGCGCTGAAGCTGACTGTCGGAACCCGGGTGGACGAACCAGCGTGGCTGGCGCGGATTCGCCGAATCTGA
- a CDS encoding NADH-quinone oxidoreductase subunit C, with protein sequence MFGAKGSGDTSGYGRLVRTVALPGGSPRPYGGFFDEIVDTLSAVIGEDGFAAAIERVVVHRDELTLEVTREALPAVAQALRDDPGLRFELCLGVSGVHYPDEIGRELHAVYPLMSITHNRRIRVEVAAPDADPHIPSLFRVYPTTDWHERETYDFFGIIFDGHPSLTRIEMPDDWVGHPQRKDYPLGGIPVEYHGAEIPPPDERRAYN encoded by the coding sequence ATGTTCGGCGCGAAGGGCAGCGGTGACACCTCGGGCTACGGCCGCCTCGTGCGCACGGTGGCGCTGCCGGGCGGATCGCCGCGGCCCTACGGCGGGTTCTTCGACGAGATCGTCGACACCCTGTCTGCCGTGATCGGCGAGGACGGGTTCGCGGCAGCGATCGAACGTGTGGTGGTGCACCGCGACGAGCTGACCCTGGAGGTCACCCGCGAAGCGCTTCCCGCGGTGGCCCAGGCGCTGCGCGACGACCCGGGACTGCGTTTCGAACTGTGCCTCGGCGTCAGCGGCGTGCACTACCCCGACGAGATCGGCCGGGAACTGCACGCGGTGTATCCACTGATGTCGATCACCCACAACCGTCGTATCCGCGTCGAGGTGGCGGCGCCGGATGCCGACCCCCACATCCCGTCGCTGTTCCGGGTGTATCCGACCACCGACTGGCACGAGCGCGAGACCTACGACTTCTTCGGAATCATCTTCGACGGCCATCCGTCGTTGACCCGGATCGAGATGCCCGACGACTGGGTCGGTCACCCGCAACGCAAGGACTATCCCCTCGGCGGGATTCCGGTGGAGTACCACGGCGCCGAGATACCCCCACCCGACGAGCGGAGGGCCTACAACTGA
- a CDS encoding NADH-quinone oxidoreductase subunit A: MNLYTPILVLGAIAAVFAVGSVGIALLIGPRRYNFAKLEAYECGIEPMDASDPAAAATGQRFPIKYYLTAMLFIVFDIEIVFLYPWAVAFDSLGAFGVIAVGLFLFNVSVAYAYEWRRGGLVWD; encoded by the coding sequence ATGAATTTGTACACACCGATCCTGGTGCTTGGCGCGATCGCCGCTGTGTTCGCCGTCGGTTCGGTCGGGATCGCCCTGCTGATCGGACCCAGGCGCTACAACTTCGCCAAGCTGGAGGCCTACGAGTGCGGGATCGAACCGATGGACGCGTCCGATCCGGCCGCGGCCGCCACCGGGCAGAGATTCCCGATCAAGTACTACCTGACGGCGATGTTGTTCATCGTGTTCGACATCGAGATCGTCTTCCTCTACCCGTGGGCCGTGGCTTTCGACAGTCTGGGCGCCTTCGGCGTCATCGCGGTGGGCCTGTTCTTGTTCAACGTATCCGTGGCGTACGCCTATGAATGGCGGCGGGGAGGCTTGGTGTGGGACTAG
- the nuoF gene encoding NADH-quinone oxidoreductase subunit NuoF has protein sequence MTPLTPVLSRFWDDPEPWSLDTYRRHGGYQALERALAMSPDDVIATVKDSGLRGRGGAGFPTGTKWSFIPQGDEGAAAKPHYLVINADESEPGTCKDIPLMLTTPHFLVEGAIIAAYAIRAHHAFIYLRGEVVPVLRRLQATVAEAYAAGHLGTDIHGSGFDLELIVHAGAGAYICGEETALLDSLEGRRGQPRLRPPFPAVAGLYACPTVVNNVESIASVPPILLNGIDWFRSMGSEKSPGFTLYSLSGHVTTPGQYEAPLGITLRELLDYAGGVRAGHTLKFWTPGGSSTPLLTAEDLDVPLDYEGVAGVGSMLGTKALQIFDETTCVVRAVRRWTQFYAHESCGKCTPCREGTYWLAQIYQRLETGAGTAADIDKLLDISDSIFGKSFCALGDGAASPIISSIKFFRDEYEAHLDGGCPFDPHASMLAAPERVGA, from the coding sequence ATGACGCCACTGACTCCCGTGCTCAGCCGGTTCTGGGACGACCCCGAACCGTGGTCGCTGGACACCTACCGCCGCCACGGCGGTTACCAGGCGCTGGAGCGGGCCCTGGCGATGAGTCCCGACGACGTGATCGCCACCGTCAAGGATTCGGGTCTGCGCGGGCGCGGCGGCGCGGGTTTCCCGACGGGGACCAAATGGTCGTTCATCCCGCAGGGTGATGAGGGCGCGGCAGCCAAGCCGCACTATCTGGTGATCAACGCCGACGAGTCGGAACCCGGTACGTGCAAAGACATTCCGTTGATGCTGACGACGCCGCACTTCCTGGTCGAGGGTGCCATCATCGCCGCCTACGCGATCCGGGCTCACCACGCGTTCATCTATCTGCGCGGCGAGGTCGTCCCGGTGTTGCGGCGCCTGCAGGCCACGGTCGCGGAGGCGTACGCTGCGGGCCACCTGGGCACCGACATCCACGGCTCGGGGTTCGATCTGGAACTGATCGTGCACGCCGGTGCGGGCGCCTACATCTGCGGGGAGGAGACGGCGCTGCTCGATTCACTGGAGGGCAGGCGGGGTCAACCGCGGCTACGACCGCCGTTCCCGGCGGTGGCGGGGCTGTATGCGTGTCCGACGGTGGTCAACAATGTGGAGTCGATCGCCAGCGTGCCGCCCATTCTGCTCAACGGCATCGACTGGTTCCGCTCGATGGGCTCGGAGAAGTCACCGGGCTTCACGCTGTACTCACTATCCGGGCATGTCACCACACCCGGGCAGTACGAGGCGCCGCTGGGCATCACGCTGCGCGAACTGCTCGACTACGCAGGCGGTGTCCGCGCCGGCCACACGCTGAAGTTCTGGACACCGGGCGGATCATCGACACCGCTGCTGACCGCCGAGGACCTCGACGTGCCACTGGATTACGAAGGTGTCGCCGGTGTCGGGTCGATGCTCGGCACCAAGGCGTTGCAGATCTTCGACGAGACCACCTGTGTGGTGCGGGCGGTGCGGCGCTGGACGCAGTTCTACGCCCACGAGTCGTGCGGCAAGTGCACCCCGTGCCGTGAGGGGACCTACTGGCTGGCGCAGATCTACCAGCGTCTGGAGACCGGTGCGGGCACGGCGGCAGATATCGACAAGCTGCTCGACATCTCGGACTCGATCTTCGGAAAGTCGTTCTGCGCCTTGGGCGATGGAGCGGCGAGCCCGATCATCTCGTCCATCAAATTCTTTCGCGACGAGTACGAGGCGCACCTGGACGGGGGATGCCCGTTCGATCCGCACGCGTCCATGCTCGCGGCACCGGAAAGGGTGGGCGCATGA
- a CDS encoding NADH-quinone oxidoreductase subunit D, with amino-acid sequence MATSQRPPDRVVVVGGQDWDEVVTAARQNAREHAGERIVVNMGPQHPSTHGVLRLILEIEGETIVEARCGIGYLHTGIEKNLEFRNWTQGVTFVTRMDYLSPFFNETAYCLGVEKLLDVTDAIPERASVIRVMLMELNRISSHLVALATGGMELGAMTAMFLGFRERELILSVFESITGLRMNHAYIRPGGVAVDLPDDGISQVRDLLELLPTRFCDLEDLLNENYIWKARTQGIGYLDLTGCMALGITGPVLRSTGLPHDLRKAQPYCGYETYDFDVITDDGCDAYGRYLIRVKEMRESLKIVEQCVERLERLEGQPVMVQDKKIAWPADLKLGPDGLGNSPEHIAKIMGHSMEGLIHHFKLVTEGIRVPAGQVYVAVESPRGELGVHMVSDGGTRPYRVHYRDPSFTNLQAVAAMCEGGMVADAISAVASIDPVMGGVDR; translated from the coding sequence ATGGCCACTTCACAGCGTCCACCCGACCGGGTGGTGGTCGTCGGTGGCCAGGACTGGGACGAAGTCGTCACCGCGGCAAGGCAGAACGCCAGGGAGCACGCCGGCGAACGGATCGTCGTCAACATGGGCCCGCAGCACCCGTCGACACACGGGGTGTTACGCCTCATCCTCGAGATCGAGGGCGAGACCATCGTCGAAGCACGGTGCGGAATCGGCTATCTGCACACCGGCATCGAGAAGAACCTGGAGTTCCGCAACTGGACACAGGGCGTGACCTTCGTGACCCGGATGGATTATCTCTCACCGTTTTTCAACGAGACGGCGTACTGCCTCGGGGTGGAGAAGTTGCTGGACGTCACCGATGCGATCCCCGAACGGGCCTCGGTGATCCGGGTGATGCTGATGGAGCTCAACCGGATCTCGAGTCACCTGGTCGCACTGGCCACCGGCGGTATGGAACTCGGTGCGATGACGGCGATGTTCCTCGGCTTCCGCGAGCGCGAACTCATCCTCTCGGTGTTCGAGTCCATCACCGGGCTGCGGATGAACCACGCCTACATCCGACCCGGCGGCGTCGCCGTCGACCTTCCCGACGACGGGATCAGTCAGGTCAGAGACCTGCTGGAACTGCTACCCACGCGGTTCTGTGATCTGGAGGATCTGCTCAACGAGAACTACATCTGGAAGGCCCGCACCCAGGGCATCGGGTACCTGGATCTGACGGGGTGCATGGCACTGGGCATCACCGGCCCGGTGCTGCGCTCGACGGGCCTGCCGCACGACCTGCGCAAGGCCCAACCGTATTGCGGCTACGAGACATACGACTTCGACGTCATCACCGATGACGGCTGCGACGCCTACGGCCGGTATCTGATCCGGGTGAAGGAGATGCGTGAATCGCTCAAGATCGTCGAGCAATGTGTCGAGCGGCTGGAGCGACTCGAGGGTCAACCGGTGATGGTCCAGGACAAGAAGATCGCGTGGCCCGCCGATCTGAAGCTCGGACCCGACGGTCTGGGCAACTCCCCCGAGCACATCGCCAAGATCATGGGGCACTCGATGGAGGGCCTGATCCATCACTTCAAGTTGGTGACCGAGGGCATCCGGGTGCCCGCCGGCCAGGTCTACGTCGCCGTCGAATCACCCCGCGGCGAGTTGGGCGTGCACATGGTCTCTGACGGCGGCACCCGTCCCTACCGCGTGCACTACCGGGACCCGTCGTTCACCAATCTGCAGGCGGTGGCGGCGATGTGCGAAGGCGGCATGGTCGCCGACGCGATCTCTGCGGTGGCGTCGATCGACCCGGTGATGGGCGGGGTCGACAGGTGA
- a CDS encoding NADH-quinone oxidoreductase subunit B has protein sequence MGLEEKLPGGILLSTVEKVAGYVRKGSLWPATFGLACCAIEMMATAGPRFDISRFGMERFSATPRQADLMIVAGRVSQKMAPVLRQIYDQMAEPKWVLAMGVCASSGGMFNNYAVVQGVDHVVPVDIYLPGCPPRPEMLLHAILKLHDKIQEMPLGVNREEAIREAEKAALAVQPTIELKGLLR, from the coding sequence GTGGGACTAGAAGAAAAACTGCCCGGTGGGATTCTGCTGTCGACGGTGGAGAAGGTTGCGGGCTACGTACGTAAAGGGTCGCTGTGGCCGGCCACCTTCGGCCTGGCCTGCTGCGCGATCGAGATGATGGCCACCGCCGGGCCCCGCTTCGACATTTCCCGCTTCGGCATGGAGCGGTTCTCCGCGACGCCGCGCCAAGCCGATCTGATGATCGTCGCAGGGCGCGTGAGCCAGAAGATGGCTCCGGTGCTGCGTCAGATCTATGACCAGATGGCCGAACCGAAGTGGGTTCTGGCGATGGGGGTCTGCGCATCGTCGGGCGGGATGTTCAACAACTACGCCGTCGTGCAGGGCGTCGATCACGTGGTACCGGTCGACATCTATCTGCCCGGGTGTCCGCCTCGGCCGGAGATGCTCCTGCACGCAATCTTGAAACTGCACGACAAGATTCAGGAGATGCCACTCGGGGTCAACCGCGAGGAAGCGATCCGGGAGGCCGAGAAGGCGGCGTTGGCGGTGCAGCCGACGATCGAATTGAAGGGCCTGCTCAGGTGA
- a CDS encoding NADH-quinone oxidoreductase subunit G, producing the protein MTLAEHSHDAPPVEMVSLTIDGTQISVPKGTLVIRAAELMGVQIPRFCDHPLLDPVGACRQCLVEVEGQRKPMASCTITCTPDMVVRTQHTSESADKAQHGVMELLLINHPLDCPVCDKGGECPLQNQAMSNGRPETRFEDVKRTFPKPINVSSQVLLDRERCVLCARCTRFSDQIAGDPFIELLERGAQQQVGIAPGEPFQSYFSGNTVQICPVGALTGAAYRFRARPFDLVSSPSVCEHCASGCAQRTDHRRGKVLRRLAGDDPEVNEEWNCDKGRWAFTYATVGDRITTPLVRDPDGSMRPASWSEALGVAGAGLAAATGNAGVLVGGRVTAEDAYAYSKFARIVLNTNDVDFRARQHSAEEADFLAARIAGRPMTVTYSDLENASVVLLAGLEPEEEAPIVFLRLRKAVRKHALQVMSIAPFTTRGLTKLSGALIRSGPGSEAAALDDLAGNDLLNLPGSVILVGERLATSPGALSAATRLAVATGARLAWVPRRAGERGALEAGALPNLLPGGRPVTDATARRQMAAAWNVDELPAAPGRDTTEILRAARDGALGALLIGGVELDDLPDPEAAIAAVDAAPFVVSLELRESAVTERADVVFPVAPVVEKAGSFVNWEGRIRPFEPSLHTNAVPDLRVLNFLADEIGVDLGLRTAAAAAEEQARIGLGGGDRPESPRVEPSPPRPASGQAVLAGWRMLLDAGRLQDGEPHLAGTAHRPVARVLPATAAEIGVAPGELITVRTERGTITLPVEMTDMDERVVWLPMNSPGSAVHRALGVTAGAVVTIERGDA; encoded by the coding sequence ATGACACTCGCGGAGCACAGCCACGACGCCCCGCCCGTCGAGATGGTGTCGCTGACGATCGACGGGACGCAGATCAGCGTGCCGAAGGGCACCCTGGTGATCCGGGCCGCCGAGTTGATGGGCGTGCAGATCCCGCGCTTCTGCGATCACCCGCTGTTGGACCCGGTAGGGGCGTGCCGGCAGTGCCTGGTCGAGGTCGAGGGACAGCGCAAGCCGATGGCGTCCTGCACGATCACCTGCACCCCGGACATGGTGGTGCGGACCCAGCACACCTCGGAGTCCGCCGACAAGGCGCAGCACGGGGTGATGGAACTACTGCTCATCAACCATCCGCTGGATTGCCCGGTCTGCGACAAGGGCGGTGAATGCCCGCTGCAGAACCAGGCGATGTCCAACGGCCGCCCGGAGACCCGCTTCGAGGACGTGAAGCGAACCTTCCCGAAGCCGATCAACGTGTCGTCGCAGGTTCTGCTGGACCGGGAACGCTGCGTGCTGTGTGCCCGCTGCACCCGGTTCTCCGATCAGATCGCCGGAGACCCGTTCATCGAACTGCTGGAACGTGGTGCGCAACAACAGGTCGGGATCGCCCCGGGGGAACCGTTCCAGTCGTACTTCTCGGGCAACACCGTGCAGATCTGCCCGGTGGGAGCATTGACCGGCGCGGCCTACCGGTTCCGGGCGCGGCCGTTCGATCTGGTGTCGAGCCCGAGTGTCTGCGAGCACTGCGCCTCGGGCTGCGCCCAACGCACCGACCATCGGCGAGGAAAAGTGTTGCGCCGCCTGGCCGGTGACGACCCCGAGGTCAACGAGGAATGGAACTGCGACAAGGGGCGGTGGGCCTTCACCTACGCGACCGTCGGGGATCGGATCACCACCCCGCTGGTGCGTGACCCCGACGGCTCGATGCGTCCGGCCTCCTGGTCGGAGGCCCTCGGCGTGGCCGGGGCCGGGCTTGCCGCCGCAACCGGCAACGCCGGCGTGCTCGTCGGCGGCCGGGTCACCGCCGAAGATGCCTACGCCTACTCCAAGTTCGCACGAATCGTGTTGAACACCAACGACGTCGACTTCCGCGCGCGGCAGCACAGCGCCGAGGAGGCCGATTTCCTCGCCGCCCGGATCGCCGGCCGGCCGATGACCGTCACCTACTCGGACCTGGAGAACGCGTCGGTGGTGCTGCTCGCCGGCCTGGAACCCGAGGAAGAGGCACCGATCGTCTTCCTGCGACTGCGCAAAGCGGTACGGAAGCACGCCCTGCAGGTGATGTCGATCGCGCCGTTCACGACCCGCGGTCTGACCAAGCTGTCGGGTGCGTTGATCAGGTCGGGACCCGGGAGCGAGGCAGCCGCACTGGACGACCTGGCCGGCAACGACCTACTGAACCTGCCGGGGTCGGTGATCCTGGTGGGCGAACGACTGGCCACCTCACCCGGGGCGCTTTCGGCCGCAACACGATTGGCAGTTGCGACCGGCGCCCGACTGGCGTGGGTTCCGCGGCGTGCCGGAGAGCGCGGCGCGCTGGAGGCCGGTGCGTTGCCGAACCTGTTGCCCGGCGGGCGGCCGGTGACGGATGCGACGGCGCGTCGGCAGATGGCCGCCGCCTGGAACGTCGACGAACTGCCCGCCGCCCCCGGCCGCGACACGACCGAGATCCTGCGCGCGGCACGCGACGGTGCATTGGGCGCCCTGCTGATCGGCGGTGTCGAACTCGATGACCTACCGGACCCCGAGGCCGCCATCGCCGCGGTGGACGCCGCACCGTTCGTCGTGAGCCTGGAACTGCGCGAGAGCGCGGTCACCGAGCGGGCAGACGTGGTGTTCCCGGTCGCGCCGGTGGTGGAGAAGGCGGGCTCGTTCGTCAACTGGGAGGGACGAATCCGGCCCTTCGAACCGTCCCTGCACACCAACGCCGTCCCCGATCTGCGGGTGTTGAACTTCCTGGCCGACGAGATAGGCGTCGACCTCGGCCTGCGGACCGCTGCGGCGGCCGCCGAGGAGCAGGCCCGGATCGGCCTGGGCGGCGGAGACCGTCCCGAATCGCCGCGGGTCGAACCCTCACCGCCGCGACCGGCGAGTGGCCAGGCCGTCCTCGCGGGTTGGCGCATGCTGCTCGACGCCGGACGGCTACAGGACGGCGAACCGCACCTCGCCGGGACCGCCCATCGGCCGGTCGCGCGAGTGTTGCCCGCCACGGCCGCCGAGATCGGCGTCGCACCCGGCGAACTGATCACCGTCAGGACCGAGCGCGGCACCATCACCCTTCCGGTGGAGATGACCGATATGGACGAGCGCGTGGTGTGGCTGCCGATGAACTCGCCCGGCAGCGCGGTGCACCGGGCACTGGGTGTGACCGCGGGCGCCGTGGTGACGATCGAACGGGGTGACGCGTGA